A stretch of DNA from Pigmentibacter ruber:
AATAGCCCCATTTAGAGCGATAATCCATGATTTATATGTCTTTAATAAAAATACAGGTAACGAAAATATTACTTTAGTTTATGGCGTAAAAAAATCTTCTGCAATGCCATATCAAAAAGAGTTTTTAGATTTACAAAATAAATTTCCTAAAAATTTAAAAGTAATACTTTTCAGCGAAGAAATTCAAAACAATCTAGCAATTAAAGGAAATTTAATTACTGCAATTGATAGTTATATAAGTAATTTAGATAAAAACTCTGAATTTTACATATGTGGATCATTAAATATGATACAAACAGTGAAAGATAAACTTATAGAAAATAAAGTTCCGTCTAGAAAAATTTTTCATGAGTATTAGTAGAACAATTTAATATTTAAAAAATTCTTTTCTTTCATCTCATTTTTATAATTTACTATTTGTTTCTATTCTTTTTAATATTATCCCAGTCCTCATCTTTCAATGACTTTAAGAAATTAAATTCCCCAGCTCCTTGTAACCATTCACCACCATCAATTGTTACTACCTCACCGTTGATATAACCCGAAAAATCAGAAACCAAATACGATGCTAGATTTGCCAATTCAAAATGCTCACCAGGACGCCCTAAAGGATTTTTATTTTCTAAAACTTTCCCAAGATCTGCATTAGGAACTAATCTATCCCAAGCGCCTTTTGTAGGAAATGGTCCTGGAGCTATAGCATTCATTCTAATTCCTCTATTTCCCCATTCTACCGCTAGACTTCTAGTCATAGCTAAAATTCCTGCCTTTGCCATAGCTGATGGAACTACATAAGCCGAGCCTGTCCAAGCATAAGTCGTAACTATATTTAATACATTTGCTTTTATATTTTGACTCAACCACTTTTTACCGCATGCAAGAGTTACATATGTAGTACCATGTAAAACGATATCAAGTACAACATCAAATGCTCTATGTGAAAGATCTTCAGTTTTTGAGATAAAATTTCCCGCTGCATTATTTATTAGAATATCAATAGGAGCGTCATTCCAAATATCCTCAATCATTTTATCGACAATGTGAGGATCTCTAATATCACAAATTTTATAACTGGTTTTATTAGGATATTTTGTATTAAATTCAATACATGTTTCTTTTAAAACTTCTTCCCTTCTGCCACATATGATTACATTTGCACCTAAGGAAAGAAATCTTTCACACATACTTTTCCCTAACCCTGTTCCACCTCCAGTAATTAATATTCTTTTATTTTTTAAAAGATTCTCTATGAACATAATAAAATCCTTATATAGTTTAAAAGCACTTTATATGATCATTATTCCATAATAAAAACAGGTATAACCAAGTATTTTTTGGTATCTTTAGAATACTGAATTGTTAAATCATATTTTGAAAAGATAGTTCTTGCTCTTTGTATTATCTTTTCTAAGCAAATTCTTAGGCTTTCTTTTCTATTAATAGAACATTCATTGTATGTATTATAAAAATTTTCAAGCAATTCTTCTCTCTTTAATCCTAAAGGATATTCTGCTAATAAACGCATTAGTCTAGCAGGTTCTCTAGAGGCTTCAGTAGGAGAGACAAATTCAACATAGGATAAACATAATTTTGTCCAACGAATTGCTGCAGAATGAGAATAGGCAACTTCTTGAAGAGCTAATTCTAATGAATTTTGCATTTTAGAAAAATAATTACTTTTTCTTTTATATTTTCTTCTTTTTAATACCCTATTTGTTTGTTTATTTTTATCTAACTTAATTAATTCTATTTTTTCATTCTGTAATATTTCAATGGACATTTATAAATACTCCTTTTTTTCTGAATACCATTTGAAATATAAGTGTTTTCACTTATACATTGTCCATATATGCAAATACTGTGCCAAAAATTTATTCTCTTTTTAAATAATAATATTAATTAGTTATGTTTTCTAAAATTATTTTACAATTTATAAATGAATGATTTTCATTCATTTATTGGCTAAAAATCAACAACTAAGCTTTTTATCCTAAATTTATTTAATACTTACAATGTAATATTTTTTAAAGTTATTGACTGTTATTCAGTCTAATTTATACAAAAAAAAAGCTAGTGATTAAAATCACTAGCTTTTTAAAAAATTGCCCTAAGACTAGGCTTGCTCAAATGACTTAAGTTCTTCACTTGATACATAACGGCTAGAAATACGAGCCGCTTTACCGCGTAGTTTACGGATATAGTAAATTCTTGCACGACGAACTTTTCCGCGTACTTTCACATCAACATGATCTACTAATGGTGAATGTACATAGAAATTACGCTCAACTCCAATTCCGCCTGACATTTTTCTCACTAAAAATGTAGAGTTAGTTGTTCCCTTGCGGTAACGAATAACTGTACCTTCAAAAGATTGCAAACGATACTTTGGTGTACCGTCTTTTTCAGTACCTTCCTGTATTTTTACCCAAACACAAACTGTATCACCAGCTTTGAAACTTGGAAGTGCTTTAGCACGCATATGCATGCTTTCAAATGACTTTAAAATAGGATGTTTCATTATACTCACCTATACTTGAGAATTGCCTAGTAGTCGGATTCTCTCTAATTAAAAATAAAATAGTGGTCGGAGCGACAGGACTTGAACCTGCGACCTCTTGCACCCCAAGCAAGTGCGCTAGCCAGGCTGCGCT
This window harbors:
- the rplS gene encoding 50S ribosomal protein L19, with translation MKHPILKSFESMHMRAKALPSFKAGDTVCVWVKIQEGTEKDGTPKYRLQSFEGTVIRYRKGTTNSTFLVRKMSGGIGVERNFYVHSPLVDHVDVKVRGKVRRARIYYIRKLRGKAARISSRYVSSEELKSFEQA
- a CDS encoding SDR family oxidoreductase, translating into MFIENLLKNKRILITGGGTGLGKSMCERFLSLGANVIICGRREEVLKETCIEFNTKYPNKTSYKICDIRDPHIVDKMIEDIWNDAPIDILINNAAGNFISKTEDLSHRAFDVVLDIVLHGTTYVTLACGKKWLSQNIKANVLNIVTTYAWTGSAYVVPSAMAKAGILAMTRSLAVEWGNRGIRMNAIAPGPFPTKGAWDRLVPNADLGKVLENKNPLGRPGEHFELANLASYLVSDFSGYINGEVVTIDGGEWLQGAGEFNFLKSLKDEDWDNIKKNRNK